The following proteins are encoded in a genomic region of Nocardioides conyzicola:
- a CDS encoding DUF4157 domain-containing protein yields the protein MTGPTHVTPDAAEAAPQVEAPVPATVASAPVPLMVGHAEDRAETDADAMADTALSRLRRLEGETHTHGPGCDHSRVRRSAAAPSGAPVVGYEGGALDAGTSSAIESSRGGGRTLDGDVRRRMESAFSRDFSSVRIHDDAKAAQLSSAVSATAFTTGKDIFFGSRQYDPGTPAGDRVLAHELAHTLQPDGGTRRQVATAPGVSPKAHAAIVRSVATTHTVRRGIFDSIFGKKKPAAPAAPAAAPKAKPEAPPPPPPGFKGKGGALPSTAVEGTKGGIVGGVVGGAGAAGQFGSAAAPMLGGLTGGAAGLLTTGDALMGLNNADSMAEEAADYGDAGMWNLAGRKGKNQGMQAITGAASMAKGGVEMGYLASAGSANVAKSMAAGAGNATLGVAAGGLGIAVGSLQTAQGLWRSGKAVQKLCRLAWGRSKDMYSERGKSSWKPAVLSAEKFKLGVGIVKTALGVLGIAAGALLIVSNPIGWGIGIAAAIAGGVYAATKIAAKISDAKARTRIAEKIANGDDADVIVGEGGTKTAGEAKKNAAAKTAQSNKRSDKLHAGGAKGEEDHHARNDAIEKANEIARIASSTAVVASEMRDRMLWADDSGNQRVWGLLEKAVGGDTKSAAEDQAGLDMTWASESEKELFDAYMLLSTINVSREEAVSPMGQELIEKKLSKMESM from the coding sequence GTGACCGGTCCTACCCACGTGACCCCGGACGCGGCCGAGGCGGCTCCCCAGGTCGAGGCCCCCGTGCCCGCGACCGTCGCGAGCGCACCCGTGCCGCTCATGGTCGGCCACGCCGAGGACCGCGCCGAGACGGACGCCGACGCCATGGCGGACACCGCGCTGAGCAGGCTGCGCCGGCTCGAGGGCGAGACGCACACCCATGGCCCCGGCTGCGACCACTCCCGGGTACGCCGCAGCGCGGCCGCGCCGAGCGGTGCGCCCGTCGTCGGCTACGAGGGCGGCGCGCTCGACGCCGGCACCAGCTCGGCGATCGAGTCCAGCCGCGGCGGCGGCCGGACCCTCGACGGCGACGTACGCCGCCGCATGGAGAGCGCGTTCTCGCGCGACTTCTCCTCGGTCCGCATCCACGACGACGCCAAGGCCGCCCAGCTCAGCTCGGCCGTCTCCGCGACGGCGTTCACGACCGGCAAGGACATCTTCTTCGGGAGCCGTCAGTACGACCCCGGCACCCCCGCCGGCGACCGGGTGCTCGCCCACGAGCTGGCCCACACGCTCCAGCCCGACGGCGGCACCCGGCGACAGGTCGCGACCGCTCCCGGCGTCTCACCGAAGGCGCACGCCGCGATCGTCCGCAGCGTCGCCACCACCCACACGGTCCGGCGCGGGATCTTCGACTCGATCTTCGGCAAGAAGAAGCCTGCGGCGCCTGCGGCACCCGCCGCGGCCCCGAAGGCCAAGCCCGAAGCGCCGCCGCCACCGCCCCCGGGCTTCAAGGGCAAGGGCGGCGCGCTCCCCTCGACCGCGGTGGAGGGGACGAAGGGCGGCATCGTCGGCGGCGTCGTGGGAGGCGCCGGCGCGGCCGGGCAGTTCGGCTCCGCCGCGGCGCCGATGCTCGGTGGGCTCACCGGCGGCGCGGCCGGCCTGCTCACCACCGGCGACGCCCTGATGGGCCTCAACAACGCCGACAGCATGGCGGAGGAGGCGGCCGACTACGGCGACGCCGGCATGTGGAACCTCGCCGGGCGCAAGGGCAAGAACCAGGGCATGCAGGCCATCACCGGCGCCGCCAGCATGGCCAAGGGCGGCGTGGAGATGGGCTACCTCGCGAGCGCCGGCAGCGCCAACGTCGCGAAGTCGATGGCGGCCGGCGCGGGCAACGCGACCCTCGGCGTGGCGGCAGGTGGCCTCGGCATCGCGGTCGGCTCGCTGCAGACGGCCCAGGGCCTGTGGCGCAGCGGCAAGGCCGTGCAGAAGCTCTGCCGGCTCGCGTGGGGCAGGTCCAAGGACATGTACAGCGAACGCGGCAAGAGCTCGTGGAAGCCGGCGGTGCTGAGCGCCGAGAAGTTCAAGCTCGGCGTCGGCATCGTCAAGACCGCGCTCGGCGTGCTCGGCATCGCCGCGGGCGCCCTCCTCATCGTCAGCAACCCGATCGGCTGGGGCATCGGCATCGCCGCCGCGATCGCCGGCGGCGTCTACGCGGCGACGAAGATCGCCGCGAAGATCTCCGACGCGAAGGCCCGGACCAGGATCGCCGAGAAGATCGCCAACGGCGACGACGCCGACGTCATCGTCGGCGAGGGCGGCACCAAGACCGCCGGCGAGGCGAAGAAGAACGCCGCCGCGAAGACGGCCCAGTCCAACAAGCGGTCGGACAAGCTGCATGCGGGCGGCGCCAAGGGCGAGGAGGACCACCACGCCCGCAACGACGCGATCGAGAAGGCCAACGAGATCGCCCGGATCGCCTCCTCCACCGCCGTCGTCGCCTCCGAGATGCGGGACCGGATGCTGTGGGCCGACGACAGCGGCAACCAGCGGGTCTGGGGACTGCTCGAGAAGGCGGTCGGCGGCGACACCAAGTCCGCCGCGGAGGACCAGGCCGGACTGGACATGACCTGGGCCAGCGAGTCGGAGAAGGAGCTCTTCGACGCCTACATGCTGCTCAGCACCATCAACGTCTCCCGCGAGGAGGCCGTGTCGCCGATGGGCCAGGAGCTGATCGAGAAGAAGCTGTCCAAGATGGAGTCGATGTAG
- a CDS encoding pitrilysin family protein: MTSRVRRTTLRSGLRIITEQQAGVRSAAIGVWVGVGSRDESPALHGCSHFLEHLLFKGTPHRSALDISVALDAVGGEFNAFTAKEYTCFHARVLDEDLPLAVDVLGDMITSSTLAPEDVEAERDVILDEIAMHDDDPDDVVHNLFALQAWGDSPLGRGIAGTEASIASLTRDQVHRFYRRHYRPANIVVAAAGNVDHHDVVRRVKAAFGRNGWLDVEETPVAPRHGGRKRVRPGQVEATRPFEQVNLVLGMEGLARDDERRFALGVLNTALGGGTSSRLFQEVREHRGLAYSVFSFSSHHADSGLVGVSVGCLPNRLDDVLVVVRDELAKVARDGISAEELARGKGQLRGGLVLGLEDSASRMSRIGKAELVHDELLGIDEVMRRIDAVTVEQVREVAREVFGRPEILAVVGPA; this comes from the coding sequence GTGACCTCACGGGTCCGTCGTACGACGTTGCGCAGCGGGCTGCGCATCATCACCGAGCAGCAGGCGGGGGTCCGCTCCGCGGCGATCGGCGTGTGGGTGGGCGTCGGCTCGCGCGACGAGTCGCCGGCCCTGCACGGGTGCTCCCACTTCCTCGAGCACCTGCTCTTCAAGGGCACGCCCCACCGGTCGGCGCTGGACATCTCGGTGGCCCTGGACGCGGTCGGCGGCGAGTTCAACGCCTTCACCGCGAAGGAGTACACCTGCTTCCACGCGCGCGTCCTCGACGAGGACCTGCCGCTCGCGGTCGACGTGCTCGGCGACATGATCACGAGCTCGACGCTCGCCCCCGAGGACGTCGAGGCGGAGCGCGACGTGATCCTCGACGAGATCGCGATGCACGACGACGACCCCGACGACGTCGTCCACAACCTCTTCGCCCTGCAGGCCTGGGGCGACTCGCCCCTCGGCCGCGGGATCGCCGGCACGGAGGCCTCGATCGCGTCCCTGACCCGCGACCAGGTCCACCGGTTCTACCGGCGGCACTACCGGCCCGCCAACATCGTCGTGGCCGCGGCCGGCAACGTCGACCACCACGACGTCGTACGCCGGGTCAAGGCGGCGTTCGGCCGCAACGGCTGGCTGGACGTCGAGGAGACCCCGGTCGCGCCTCGCCACGGCGGGCGCAAGCGGGTCCGGCCCGGCCAGGTCGAGGCGACCCGCCCGTTCGAGCAGGTCAACCTCGTGCTCGGCATGGAGGGCCTCGCCCGCGACGACGAGCGCCGGTTCGCGCTCGGGGTGCTCAACACCGCCCTCGGTGGCGGCACGTCGAGCCGGCTCTTCCAGGAGGTGCGTGAGCACCGCGGCCTGGCCTACTCCGTCTTCTCGTTCTCGTCCCACCACGCCGATTCCGGCCTGGTCGGAGTGTCGGTGGGCTGCCTGCCCAACCGCCTCGACGACGTCCTGGTGGTGGTGCGCGACGAGCTCGCGAAGGTGGCGCGCGACGGCATCAGTGCCGAGGAGCTCGCCCGCGGCAAGGGACAGCTTCGCGGCGGCCTCGTGCTCGGCCTCGAGGACTCCGCCTCACGGATGTCGCGCATCGGCAAGGCCGAGCTGGTCCACGACGAGCTGCTCGGGATCGACGAGGTGATGCGGCGCATCGACGCCGTCACCGTCGAGCAGGTGCGTGAGGTGGCCCGCGAGGTCTTCGGTCGACCCGAGATCCTCGCGGTCGTCGGGCCGGCCTGA
- a CDS encoding polyribonucleotide nucleotidyltransferase → MTETTSNEPVISAVETVLDNGKHGQRTVKFETGLLARQAAGAVTAYLDDDTMLLSATTAGKHPKDHFDFFPLTIDVEERMYAAGKIPGSFFRSEGRPGEDAILTCRLIDRPLRPTFKKGLRNEVQVVITVMALDPNTPYDVLAINAASLSTQISGLPFSGPVGAVRVALIEGQWVAFPTHSQLEDAVFDMVVAGRVTDTGDVAIMMVEAEATEQTWTLVEGGVQAPTEAVVAGGLDASKPFIKQLCEAQQELANVAAKPVQEFPIFLDYEDDVYDAVDAAVGAEVRDLYSVGGQRERTLSKQERDDEADKIKASLLEKLADQFEGRDKEVGAAYRAVTKKAVREQVLRDKVRIDGRGLADIRPLHAEVGVIPRVHGSALFERGETQILGVTTLDMLKMEQQLDTLSPEKHRRYMHKYIFPPFSTGETGRVGSPKRREVGHGALARRALLPVLPDREQFPYAIRQLSEAMGSNGSTSMGSVCASTLALLQAGVPLKASVAGIAMGLISGEVDGETQYVALTDILGAEDAFGDMDFKVAGTREFVTALQLDTKLDGIPAEVLAAALNQAKDARMTILDVMAEAIDEPEEMSIHAPRIITIKVPVDKIGEVIGPKGKIINQIQDDTGASISIEDDGTIYIGATNGEAAQAAKDAINQIANPTMPEVGERYLGTVVKTTNFGAFVSLMPGKDGLLHISKLRDLAGGKRVDAVEDVVSVGQKIQVQIAEIDDRGKLSLVPYIEGSSDDAAGEGADDSE, encoded by the coding sequence TTGACTGAAACCACGTCCAACGAGCCCGTGATCTCCGCCGTCGAGACTGTCCTCGACAACGGCAAGCACGGCCAGCGCACGGTCAAGTTCGAGACCGGCCTCCTCGCCCGGCAGGCCGCCGGTGCGGTGACCGCCTACCTCGACGACGACACCATGCTGCTGTCGGCCACCACGGCCGGCAAGCACCCCAAGGACCACTTCGACTTCTTCCCCCTGACGATCGACGTCGAGGAGCGGATGTACGCCGCGGGCAAGATCCCCGGCTCGTTCTTCCGGTCCGAAGGCCGTCCGGGCGAGGACGCGATCCTCACCTGCCGCCTGATCGACCGCCCGCTGCGCCCGACCTTCAAGAAGGGTCTGCGCAACGAGGTCCAGGTCGTCATCACCGTGATGGCGCTCGACCCCAACACGCCGTACGACGTCCTCGCGATCAACGCGGCGTCGCTCTCCACCCAGATCTCCGGCCTGCCGTTCTCCGGTCCGGTCGGCGCCGTCCGCGTCGCCCTGATCGAGGGCCAGTGGGTGGCGTTCCCGACCCACAGCCAGCTCGAGGACGCGGTCTTCGACATGGTGGTCGCGGGTCGCGTCACCGACACCGGCGACGTCGCGATCATGATGGTCGAGGCCGAGGCCACCGAGCAGACCTGGACCCTCGTCGAGGGTGGCGTGCAGGCCCCGACCGAGGCCGTCGTCGCCGGCGGCCTGGACGCGTCCAAGCCGTTCATCAAGCAGCTGTGCGAGGCCCAGCAGGAGCTCGCCAACGTCGCCGCGAAGCCGGTGCAGGAGTTCCCGATCTTCCTCGACTACGAGGACGACGTCTACGACGCCGTCGACGCGGCCGTGGGCGCCGAGGTCCGCGACCTCTACAGCGTCGGTGGCCAGCGCGAGCGCACCCTGAGCAAGCAGGAGCGCGACGACGAGGCCGACAAGATCAAGGCCAGCCTGCTGGAGAAGCTGGCCGACCAGTTCGAGGGCCGTGACAAGGAGGTCGGCGCCGCCTACCGCGCGGTGACCAAGAAGGCCGTCCGCGAGCAGGTCCTGCGCGACAAGGTCCGCATCGACGGCCGCGGCCTTGCCGACATCCGTCCGCTGCACGCCGAGGTCGGCGTGATCCCGCGGGTGCACGGCTCCGCGCTGTTCGAGCGTGGCGAGACCCAGATCCTGGGCGTCACCACCCTCGACATGCTCAAGATGGAGCAGCAGCTCGACACGCTGTCGCCGGAGAAGCACCGGCGCTACATGCACAAGTACATCTTCCCGCCGTTCTCCACCGGCGAGACCGGCCGCGTCGGCTCCCCGAAGCGTCGCGAGGTCGGCCACGGTGCGCTCGCGCGCCGGGCCCTGCTGCCGGTGCTGCCCGACCGTGAGCAGTTCCCGTACGCCATCCGCCAGCTCTCCGAGGCCATGGGCTCCAACGGCTCGACCTCGATGGGCTCGGTCTGCGCGTCCACCCTGGCGCTGCTCCAGGCCGGTGTGCCGCTCAAGGCGTCCGTCGCGGGCATCGCGATGGGCCTCATCTCCGGCGAGGTCGACGGCGAGACGCAGTACGTCGCGCTCACCGACATCCTCGGTGCCGAGGACGCGTTCGGCGACATGGACTTCAAGGTCGCCGGCACCCGGGAGTTCGTCACCGCGCTCCAGCTCGACACCAAGCTCGACGGCATCCCGGCCGAGGTCCTCGCTGCGGCGCTGAACCAGGCCAAGGACGCCCGGATGACGATCCTCGACGTGATGGCCGAGGCCATCGACGAGCCCGAGGAGATGTCGATCCACGCCCCGCGGATCATCACGATCAAGGTCCCCGTGGACAAGATCGGCGAGGTCATCGGCCCGAAGGGCAAGATCATCAACCAGATCCAGGACGACACCGGTGCCTCGATCTCGATCGAGGACGACGGCACGATCTACATCGGTGCCACCAACGGTGAGGCCGCTCAGGCTGCGAAGGACGCGATCAACCAGATCGCGAACCCGACCATGCCGGAGGTCGGCGAGCGCTACCTGGGCACGGTCGTCAAGACGACCAACTTCGGCGCGTTCGTGTCGCTGATGCCGGGCAAGGACGGGCTGCTGCACATCAGCAAGCTGCGCGACCTGGCCGGCGGCAAGCGTGTCGACGCCGTCGAGGACGTCGTGTCGGTGGGCCAGAAGATCCAGGTCCAGATCGCCGAGATCGACGACCGCGGCAAGCTGTCGCTGGTCCCGTACATCGAGGGCTCCTCGGACGACGCTGCCGGCGAAGGCGCGGACGACTCCGAGTGA
- the rpsO gene encoding 30S ribosomal protein S15 codes for MSIGTDAETKKKIAAEYATSEGDTGSPEVQIALLSHRISHLTEHLKTHKHDHHSRRGLLLLVGRRRRLLNYLQKTEIARYRTIVERLGLRR; via the coding sequence ATGTCGATCGGTACTGACGCGGAGACCAAGAAGAAGATCGCTGCCGAGTACGCCACCAGCGAGGGTGACACGGGTTCGCCCGAGGTCCAGATCGCGCTGCTGAGCCACCGGATCAGCCACCTCACCGAGCACCTCAAGACGCACAAGCACGACCACCACAGCCGTCGTGGTCTGCTCCTGCTCGTCGGTCGTCGTCGTCGCCTGCTGAACTACCTGCAGAAGACCGAGATCGCCCGGTACCGGACGATCGTCGAGCGCCTCGGCCTGCGACGCTGA
- a CDS encoding L,D-transpeptidase family protein: protein MLARLGLLLAALVLVGTTSAVVPAVATAPAPRSAVPSWAADLPAGTTQVVRTVSSRKYCRKVWCTVTQAWERDDDGAWTKLREFRSSIGSRGWGKQREGDGRSPVGVYRIKVTFTTSRANPGLMPWRQRRATSIVSERAGRNYNTWLEVRGVTSGNRPSMRSGWVLDFNRVRLRPGVGPRPVPGKGSGIFYHTSKPGHAWAPTAGCTQVGRPSQMRWLLTWLRPEAHPRVVQDR, encoded by the coding sequence ATGCTCGCTCGTCTCGGACTCCTCCTCGCCGCGCTGGTGCTGGTGGGCACGACGTCCGCCGTCGTGCCGGCCGTCGCGACGGCGCCCGCCCCGCGCTCCGCCGTACCGTCCTGGGCGGCGGACCTGCCGGCCGGTACGACGCAGGTGGTGCGCACCGTCTCGAGCCGGAAGTACTGCCGGAAGGTCTGGTGCACGGTCACCCAGGCCTGGGAGCGTGACGACGACGGCGCCTGGACGAAGCTGCGTGAGTTCCGCTCGTCGATCGGCAGCCGGGGGTGGGGCAAGCAGCGCGAGGGCGACGGCCGCTCCCCCGTCGGCGTCTACCGGATCAAGGTCACGTTCACGACGTCGAGGGCCAACCCCGGGCTGATGCCCTGGCGGCAGCGGCGCGCGACGTCGATCGTGTCCGAGCGGGCCGGGCGCAACTACAACACGTGGCTGGAGGTCCGGGGCGTCACGTCGGGCAACCGACCGTCGATGCGGTCCGGGTGGGTCCTCGACTTCAACCGCGTCCGGCTCCGCCCCGGCGTCGGGCCCCGGCCCGTGCCCGGCAAGGGCAGCGGGATCTTCTACCACACGTCGAAGCCCGGGCACGCGTGGGCGCCGACCGCCGGGTGCACCCAGGTCGGCCGGCCGAGCCAGATGCGGTGGCTGCTCACCTGGCTGCGCCCCGAGGCGCATCCGAGGGTCGTGCAGGACCGTTAG
- a CDS encoding DUF6458 family protein gives MGYGLGIFLLAVGLILALAVTDQISNVDLTMVGWILSAAGLLVIVLTAATAASRRRSTAVTQYSDGSRVVTERNDPPPAV, from the coding sequence ATGGGTTACGGACTCGGCATCTTCTTGCTGGCGGTGGGGCTCATCCTCGCGCTGGCGGTGACCGACCAGATCTCCAACGTCGACCTGACCATGGTGGGCTGGATCCTCAGCGCCGCCGGTCTGCTCGTCATCGTGCTGACCGCGGCCACGGCGGCCTCGCGCCGACGCTCGACCGCCGTGACGCAGTACTCCGACGGCAGCCGCGTCGTCACCGAGCGCAACGACCCGCCGCCGGCCGTCTGA
- a CDS encoding sulfite oxidase: MDASSRATTRRTLLRSAAVVGGLIATQALAPLGRALAGAPAILKPLPADQFVDFGTNAEMRWSSVDPRRYLTPPSRLFVRNHTVTPTIDASTYALKVYGDGLRRPRTVDDPVTVTLRDLRRLPRTTLITTHECTGNGRSFFASQQGTPAAGTAWTLGAVGAVRWEGVRLRDLLRHVGLDRDAVSVQATGLDPSYVTGGVDYGPVRRPFPVSKALDDALLVWGMNGEPLLPDHGYPLRLVLPGWVGIGSIKWLGSLEVSTSELTSPWNTKWYRIGDEVLTTNPVRSAWELPWDAQLARGRTLRLTGRSWSGAAPIRRVEVSVDGGTTWQRADLDRARQRGWTQWTWTWRRPEAGSHELLARATDAAGRTQPLVTPFNANGYFFDAIVRHPVTVV; encoded by the coding sequence ATGGACGCCTCGTCTCGGGCGACGACCCGCCGCACCCTGCTCCGCTCTGCCGCCGTCGTCGGCGGACTGATCGCCACGCAAGCGCTCGCGCCACTCGGCCGGGCGCTTGCTGGCGCTCCGGCCATCCTCAAGCCGCTGCCGGCCGACCAGTTCGTCGACTTCGGCACCAACGCGGAGATGCGCTGGTCGTCCGTGGACCCTCGCCGCTACCTGACCCCGCCGTCGCGGCTCTTCGTCCGCAACCACACGGTGACGCCGACGATCGACGCATCGACGTACGCCCTGAAGGTGTACGGCGACGGCCTCCGTCGTCCACGCACCGTCGACGACCCGGTGACGGTGACCCTGCGCGACCTCCGGCGGCTCCCGCGCACCACGCTGATCACCACCCACGAGTGCACCGGCAACGGGCGCAGCTTCTTCGCCAGCCAGCAGGGCACGCCCGCGGCCGGCACCGCCTGGACCCTCGGTGCGGTCGGTGCCGTCCGCTGGGAGGGCGTCCGGCTCCGCGACCTCCTGCGCCACGTCGGCCTCGACCGCGACGCGGTGTCGGTGCAGGCGACCGGTCTCGACCCGAGCTACGTGACCGGAGGCGTCGACTACGGGCCGGTGCGGCGCCCGTTCCCGGTCAGCAAGGCGCTCGACGACGCGCTCCTGGTCTGGGGGATGAACGGCGAGCCCCTGCTCCCCGACCACGGCTACCCGCTGCGCCTGGTGCTGCCCGGCTGGGTCGGCATCGGGAGCATCAAGTGGCTCGGCTCGCTGGAGGTCTCCACGAGCGAGCTCACCTCGCCGTGGAACACGAAGTGGTACCGGATCGGCGACGAGGTCCTCACCACCAACCCGGTCCGCTCGGCATGGGAGCTGCCCTGGGACGCCCAGCTCGCGCGCGGCCGCACCCTGCGCCTGACCGGCCGGTCCTGGAGCGGTGCCGCGCCGATCCGGCGCGTCGAGGTGAGCGTCGACGGAGGTACGACGTGGCAGCGGGCCGACCTGGACCGGGCTCGCCAGCGCGGCTGGACCCAGTGGACCTGGACGTGGCGGCGCCCCGAGGCGGGCTCCCACGAGCTGCTCGCCCGGGCGACCGACGCGGCCGGTCGCACCCAGCCGCTCGTCACGCCGTTCAACGCCAACGGCTACTTCTTCGACGCGATCGTGCGGCACCCGGTCACGGTCGTCTGA
- a CDS encoding MMPL family transporter, whose amino-acid sequence MGNPLTAVPMKAARWSAEHPWRAILGWVAFVAIAVGLAIAIPTHEATDADYRIGESGRADAMVARAHLEQPDTENVLITAKSGDLDTAAAEKAAAAFTAAAKATHGVADVAKPQWNKGRTALLLSVELDHGVEHADAVQAVTDGVQEDFSDLQVREAGDLTLDDAINDRVADDLGSAETISLPVTLVLMLLAFGALIAAGIPVLLAGTSVAATLGLLAALSHLVPADSTVSSMIVLIGMAVGVDYSLFYLKRAREERDKGRTTLDAVEIAARTSGHSILVSGGAVIASMAGLFVVGNATFNSLAIGAILVVAVAVLGSITVLPALLVKLGRWVDRPRVPLLWRVNRKIGRGGISSRLLSPVVRHPVVALGLSGVVIVGLAIPALGMKTHSDTLDTLPASIPQVQTVKDISASFPADEGASARVVVRSDGASAQQVTAALDDLTRKAVATGDFVASGRGVQTSQDGTTSLIVLGMPFDETDPRVNDALLDLRGDLVPAALDGVVGRTGAYAVGGDAAESLDFAQQQDGRLVLVIGFVLLLTMLIMATTFRSIPLALVSTVLNLASIGAAFGVMTLVFQHGWGSGLLDFTSPGFVVDWLPLFVLVVLVGLSMDYHVFVLSRIREHMDDGLPTRLAVERGIADTAGVVTSAAAVMVSVFAIFATLSMIEMKMMGVGLSAAILLDATLVRLVMLPAILVLIGDKVWWPWKPRRPRAQVVEEPEPAYAGSYVE is encoded by the coding sequence ATGGGCAACCCACTCACAGCAGTACCGATGAAGGCGGCGCGATGGAGCGCCGAGCACCCCTGGAGAGCGATCCTCGGCTGGGTCGCGTTCGTCGCGATCGCGGTCGGGCTCGCGATCGCCATCCCCACTCACGAGGCCACCGACGCCGACTACCGCATCGGTGAGTCGGGTCGCGCCGACGCGATGGTGGCGCGGGCCCACCTCGAGCAGCCCGACACCGAGAACGTCCTGATCACGGCGAAGTCCGGCGATCTCGACACCGCGGCCGCCGAGAAGGCCGCCGCAGCCTTCACCGCCGCGGCGAAGGCCACCCACGGGGTCGCCGACGTCGCGAAGCCCCAGTGGAACAAGGGCCGTACGGCGCTGCTCCTCTCGGTCGAGCTCGACCACGGGGTCGAGCACGCGGACGCCGTGCAGGCGGTCACCGACGGCGTGCAGGAGGACTTCTCGGACCTCCAGGTCCGCGAGGCCGGCGACCTGACGCTCGACGACGCGATCAACGACCGCGTCGCCGACGACCTCGGTTCCGCCGAGACGATCAGCCTCCCGGTGACGCTGGTGCTGATGCTGCTCGCCTTCGGCGCGCTGATCGCGGCCGGCATCCCGGTGCTGCTCGCCGGCACCAGCGTCGCGGCGACCCTCGGCCTCTTGGCTGCGCTGTCGCACCTCGTGCCCGCCGACTCCACCGTGTCCAGCATGATCGTGCTGATCGGCATGGCGGTCGGCGTGGACTACTCACTCTTCTACCTCAAGCGCGCCCGCGAGGAGCGCGACAAGGGCCGCACCACCCTCGACGCCGTCGAGATCGCCGCGCGGACCTCGGGCCACTCGATCCTGGTGTCCGGCGGCGCGGTGATCGCGTCGATGGCCGGCCTCTTCGTGGTCGGCAACGCGACCTTCAACTCGCTCGCGATCGGCGCGATCCTCGTCGTCGCGGTCGCCGTGCTCGGCTCGATCACTGTGCTGCCCGCCCTGCTGGTCAAGCTCGGCCGCTGGGTCGACCGCCCGCGCGTCCCGCTCCTGTGGCGGGTCAACCGCAAGATCGGTCGCGGTGGCATCAGCAGCCGCCTGCTCTCCCCGGTGGTGCGCCACCCCGTCGTCGCGCTCGGTCTCTCCGGTGTCGTGATCGTCGGTCTCGCCATCCCGGCGCTCGGCATGAAGACCCACTCCGACACGCTCGACACGCTGCCCGCCTCGATCCCGCAGGTGCAGACCGTCAAGGACATCAGCGCGAGCTTCCCCGCCGACGAAGGTGCCTCGGCGCGGGTCGTGGTGCGGTCGGACGGTGCGTCCGCCCAGCAGGTCACCGCGGCGCTCGACGACCTGACCCGCAAGGCCGTCGCCACCGGCGACTTCGTGGCGTCGGGTCGTGGAGTCCAGACCTCGCAGGACGGCACCACGTCGCTGATCGTGCTCGGCATGCCGTTCGACGAGACCGACCCGCGCGTCAACGACGCCCTGCTCGACCTGCGGGGCGACCTCGTGCCCGCCGCGCTGGATGGCGTCGTCGGTCGGACCGGTGCGTACGCCGTCGGCGGCGACGCCGCGGAGAGCCTCGACTTCGCCCAGCAGCAGGACGGCCGGCTCGTGCTCGTCATCGGCTTCGTGCTCCTGCTGACCATGCTGATCATGGCCACGACGTTCCGCAGCATCCCGCTCGCGCTCGTCTCGACGGTGCTCAACCTCGCCTCGATCGGCGCGGCCTTCGGGGTGATGACCCTCGTCTTCCAGCACGGCTGGGGGAGCGGACTGCTCGACTTCACCAGCCCGGGCTTCGTGGTCGACTGGCTGCCGCTCTTCGTGCTGGTGGTCCTCGTCGGCCTGTCGATGGACTACCACGTCTTCGTCCTCAGCCGGATCCGCGAGCACATGGACGACGGGCTCCCGACCCGGCTCGCGGTCGAGCGCGGCATCGCCGACACGGCCGGCGTGGTCACCAGCGCGGCCGCGGTGATGGTGTCGGTGTTCGCCATCTTCGCGACGCTCAGCATGATCGAGATGAAGATGATGGGCGTCGGCCTGTCGGCCGCGATCCTGCTCGACGCGACGCTGGTCCGCCTGGTGATGCTGCCGGCGATCCTGGTCCTCATCGGCGACAAGGTGTGGTGGCCGTGGAAGCCGCGCCGCCCGCGGGCGCAGGTGGTCGAGGAGCCCGAGCCGGCGTACGCAGGGTCCTATGTCGAGTAA